The Streptomyces sp. NBC_01275 genome has a segment encoding these proteins:
- a CDS encoding AarF/ABC1/UbiB kinase family protein, translating to MSDLPRKAVTRTAKLAALPLGFAGRATWGLGKRIVGESAEIVGRELQQRTADQLFKVLGELKGGAMKFGQALSVFESALPEEVAGPYRAALTKLQDAAPPMPTRTVHSVLAQRLGEDWAELFVEFDDKPAAAASIGQVHRAVWRDGREVAVKVQYPGAGEALLSDLTQLSRFARLLGPLIPGMDVKPLISELRDRVSEELDYALEAQAQQAHAEEFADDPDVVVPAVVHQCDQVLVTEWMDGVPLSEVISDGTPEQRDRAGQLLSRFLFSGPARTGLLHADPHPGNFRLLPGGPDGEDDWRLGVLDFGTVDRLSGGLPQPIGDSLRMTLDGDADGVYDLLRTEGFVKESIELDPDAVLDYLLPIIEPARVEEFEFTRGWMRSQAARIADPRSPAHQLGKQLNLPPAYLLIHRVTLSTIGVLCQLGARVRLREELEEWLPGFVLEEFVEDFLEAGDSAAEA from the coding sequence ATGTCTGATCTTCCCCGGAAGGCGGTCACCCGAACCGCCAAGCTCGCCGCGCTCCCGCTCGGCTTCGCCGGTCGGGCGACCTGGGGCCTGGGCAAGCGGATCGTGGGCGAGTCCGCGGAGATCGTCGGCCGCGAGCTGCAGCAGCGCACGGCGGATCAGCTGTTCAAGGTCCTCGGGGAGCTGAAGGGCGGCGCGATGAAGTTCGGGCAGGCCCTGTCCGTCTTCGAGTCGGCCCTGCCCGAGGAGGTCGCCGGCCCCTACCGTGCGGCGCTGACGAAGCTCCAGGACGCGGCGCCGCCGATGCCGACGCGCACCGTGCACTCCGTGCTCGCGCAGCGGCTCGGCGAGGACTGGGCCGAGCTGTTCGTCGAGTTCGACGACAAGCCGGCCGCGGCGGCCTCGATCGGCCAGGTGCATCGCGCGGTGTGGCGGGACGGACGCGAGGTCGCGGTCAAGGTCCAGTACCCCGGAGCCGGCGAGGCCCTGCTGTCCGACCTCACCCAGCTCAGCCGCTTCGCCCGGCTGCTGGGTCCGCTCATCCCCGGCATGGACGTCAAGCCCCTGATCTCCGAGTTGCGGGACCGCGTCTCCGAGGAGCTGGACTACGCCCTGGAGGCGCAGGCCCAGCAGGCCCATGCGGAGGAGTTCGCCGACGACCCCGATGTCGTGGTCCCGGCGGTGGTCCACCAGTGCGACCAGGTCCTGGTCACCGAGTGGATGGACGGCGTGCCCCTGTCCGAGGTGATCTCCGACGGCACCCCGGAGCAGCGTGACCGCGCCGGCCAGCTGCTGTCCCGTTTCCTCTTCTCCGGCCCGGCCCGAACGGGCCTGCTCCACGCCGACCCGCACCCCGGCAACTTCCGCCTGCTGCCCGGCGGACCGGACGGCGAGGACGACTGGCGCTTGGGCGTCCTGGACTTCGGCACGGTCGACCGGCTCTCGGGCGGCCTGCCGCAGCCGATCGGCGATTCCCTGCGGATGACCCTCGACGGCGACGCGGACGGCGTCTACGACCTGCTCCGCACGGAGGGCTTCGTCAAGGAGTCCATCGAGCTGGACCCCGACGCGGTCCTCGACTATCTGCTGCCGATCATCGAGCCGGCCCGGGTCGAGGAGTTCGAGTTCACCCGCGGCTGGATGCGCAGCCAGGCGGCCCGGATCGCCGACCCGCGCTCCCCGGCCCATCAGTTGGGCAAGCAGCTCAATCTGCCTCCGGCGTATCTGTTGATACACCGGGTGACGCTGAGCACGATCGGTGTGCTGTGCCAGCTCGGCGCGAGGGTGCGGCTGCGCGAGGAGTTGGAGGAGTGGCTGCCCGGCTTCGTCCTGGAGGAGTTCGTGGAGGACTTCCTGGAGGCGGGGGACTCGGCGGCGGAGGCGTGA